Proteins encoded in a region of the Leopardus geoffroyi isolate Oge1 chromosome E2, O.geoffroyi_Oge1_pat1.0, whole genome shotgun sequence genome:
- the GFOD2 gene encoding glucose-fructose oxidoreductase domain-containing protein 2 isoform X2 translates to MKMLPGVGVFGTGSSARVLVPLLRAEGFTVEALWGKTEEEAKQLAEEMNITFYTSRTDDVLLHQDVDLVCINIPPPLTRQISVKALGIGKNVVCEKAATSVDAFRMVTASRYYPQLMSLVGNVLRFLPAFVRMKQLIAEHYVGAVMICDARIYSGSLLSPNYGWICDELMGGGGLHTMGTYIVDLLTHLTGRRAEKVHGLLKTFVRQNAAIRGIRHVTSDDFCFFQMLMGGGVCSTVTLNFNMPGAFVHEVMVVGSAGRLVARGADLYGQKNSATQEELLLRDSLAVGAGLPEQGPQDVPLLYLKGMVYMVQALRQSFQGQGDRRTWDHIPVSMAASFEDGLYMQSVVDAIKRSSRSGEWEAVEVMTEEPDANQNLCEALQRNNL, encoded by the exons ATGAAGATGCTCCCAGGAGTGGGCGTGTTTGGGACCGGCAGCTCTGCCCGGGTTCTGGTCCCACTGCTGAGGGCAGAAGGGTTCACCGTGGAGGCCCTGTGGGGGAAGACTGAGGAGGAAGCAAAGCAGCTTGCCGAGGAGATGAACATCACCTTCTACACCAGCCGTACCGATGATGTCTTGCTGCATCAAGACGTGGATCTTGTGTGCATCAATATCCCCCCTCCACTCACCCGGCAAATATCTGTGAAGGCTCTAG GTATTGGGAAGAATGTGGTTTGTGAGAAGGCAGCAACTTCGGTGGATGCATTCCGGATGGTGACAGCCTCGCGCTACTACCCACAGCTGATGAGTCTGGTGGGGAATGTGCTGCGCTTTCTGCCTGCCTTTGTGCGCATGAAGCAGCTGATCGCGGAGCACTACGTGGGCGCGGTAATGATCTGCGATGCACGCATCTACTCAGGCAGCCTGCTCAGCCCCAACTATGGCTGGATCTGCGACGAGCTTATGGGTGGTGGGGGCCTGCACACCATGGGCACCTACATCGTGGACCTGCTGACCCACCTGACTGGCCGGAGAGCTGAGAAGGTGCATGGGCTGCTCAAGACCTTTGTGAGGCAGAATGCAGCCATCCGTGGCATCCGACATGTCACCAGTGATgacttctgcttcttccagaTGCTCATGGGTGGAGGCGTGTGCAGCACGGTAACACTTAACTTCAACATGCCAGGTGCCTTTGTGCACGAGGTCATGGTGGTGGGCTCTGCAGGACGCCTTGTTGCCAGAGGAGCTGACCTGTATGGGCAAAAGAACTCTGCCACACAAGAGGAGCTGCTCCTGAGAGACTCACTGGCTGTGGGTGCAGGGCTGCCCGAGCAGGGGCCCCAGGATGTTCCACTGCTCTACCTGAAGGGCATGGTCTACATGGTGCAGGCCCTGCGCCAGTCCTTCCAGGGGCAGGGGGACCGCCGCACGTGGGACCACATCCCTGTTTCCATGGCCGCGTCGTTCGAGGATGGGCTGTACATGCAGAGTGTGGTGGATGCCATCAAAAGGTCGAGCAGATCTGGGGAGTGGGAGGCCGTGGAAGTGATGACGGAAGAACCTGACGCCAACCAGAACCTATGCGAAGCTCTCCAACGGAATAACCTGTGA